A genomic stretch from Flavobacteriales bacterium includes:
- a CDS encoding T9SS type A sorting domain-containing protein, translated as MKTNQPILRNASLIGMLLIATATFAQGWKGANEDGTISKDETTYESEEADGWKGNSEDSRLTKDESNGSNLREAGPGTGTDQQLALSKKEAKVYPTVVKDQLNVSFNWPESGEVEVELYDLIGKRVWKKTIWNDGGAFHHTIAGDIAGCGTYIVRVTQGSLTFTRKIYSTC; from the coding sequence ATGAAAACGAATCAACCAATTTTACGCAACGCATCATTGATCGGTATGCTGCTCATCGCAACAGCCACCTTCGCCCAGGGGTGGAAGGGTGCCAATGAAGACGGTACCATCTCAAAAGACGAAACCACTTACGAGTCCGAAGAGGCGGATGGCTGGAAGGGGAATAGTGAAGACAGCCGCCTCACAAAGGATGAATCCAATGGATCGAACTTGCGCGAAGCCGGTCCGGGTACAGGAACGGATCAGCAGTTGGCATTGTCAAAGAAGGAGGCCAAAGTATATCCAACCGTGGTAAAGGATCAGCTGAATGTGTCATTTAACTGGCCTGAGTCAGGGGAAGTGGAAGTTGAACTGTATGACCTGATCGGGAAGAGGGTCTGGAAAAAAACGATCTGGAATGATGGAGGCGCATTTCATCACACAATCGCCGGAGATATTGCGGGCTGCGGCACTTATATAGTTAGGGTTACCCAGGGTAGCCTCACCTTCACCCGCAAGATTTATAGCACCTGTTAA